Proteins encoded within one genomic window of Thiothrix litoralis:
- a CDS encoding hybrid sensor histidine kinase/response regulator, giving the protein MRDALGEEIFEIFSEEVTEISQNLLTLYPQWQQARSDRALLAEIRRAFHTLKGSGRMAGAFALGDFGWIHEDIANHLLSGQIKADDRVVSQLGKAIGELQERLPFFLNAQQKDTRVTAMIAEAEAVLLPPEAAPLEMFDFSSPAPTPQERPNVSTPEPEQKPEPIPEPESTPLEMLDFSAPEPEPEPEPTPEPEPTPMEMLDFSTPEPEPAPEPEPVDPAAEAAEEAADSRLIWQLFWEEAPEQLQALDRNLQNLRDAPEEQETIHELEREFHTLKGGARMAQLTALADVSHEAESLLCGLHGVARVSDTDIERLQRAVDRLHDLADALSQSPDPVTQTAALAEPAPAAEAVAVPPAPTDTWARQPRSLPRESGSLLERMLLEQADSLPDIALLDSAARTANPVADASEAVAANNTNPHETIRLPAQFMDGLIDRVVELNVQQVHMSEHLSSMGMDVDELVRTVARLRQQIRTLEVESEARIHDGRSKKLQTVSSNDGFDPLEMDQYAEIQRISRSLAESLNDLVNLEVDLAAQVRKGEQLLQADMRSTRKLQRDLLDTRLVAVTMLVPRLRRLTRQVASELGKQVVLDIQGEECEIDRNLLQNMTAPLEHLIRNAISHGLETPEERAQQDKPPTGKITLSISRDDAEIVIRFSDDGRGLNRDRLHERALEMGIITKGQALPEAELDRLILRPGFSTASSISQIAGRGIGMDVVYSELKALGGSLQITSQPNEGMEFAMHLPFTLVVNPVLLVDVQGQTYALPITGVQGLARIAGRQLQEALAEDAALLEFAGQPYALHHLAEVLGMPRGEMLFEAEERFPVVFIELQGQTVAWIIDSIRGRREVVLQPLGTLFKNCRLYSAATVSPDGSVFLVPDMAELARQAAARHKLPPAPEASTAQPEEPAGPPRVLVVDDSITVRRVTEKFLSTRDYTVFTAKDGMEALERMSEFQPDVVLLDIEMPRMDGFELLGHLRRDPQWAKLPIIMISSRTAQKHREHAGALGATGFLGKPYQNEVLLDALQEVLASGHETNNTHEWEDLPA; this is encoded by the coding sequence TTGCGCGATGCGCTGGGGGAAGAAATCTTCGAGATTTTCAGCGAAGAAGTTACCGAAATTTCCCAAAATCTGCTAACGCTTTACCCACAATGGCAACAAGCGCGTTCCGACCGTGCGCTGCTGGCGGAAATCCGCCGGGCATTCCATACCCTGAAGGGTAGCGGGCGTATGGCGGGTGCATTTGCACTGGGGGATTTTGGCTGGATTCACGAAGACATCGCCAACCATTTACTCAGTGGGCAGATCAAAGCCGATGACCGGGTAGTCTCACAATTAGGCAAAGCCATCGGGGAATTGCAGGAACGTTTACCCTTTTTCCTAAATGCACAGCAGAAAGACACCCGTGTTACCGCCATGATTGCCGAGGCAGAAGCCGTGTTGTTGCCGCCGGAAGCTGCTCCGCTGGAAATGTTCGACTTTTCTTCACCAGCACCTACTCCACAGGAAAGGCCGAACGTCTCTACGCCAGAACCGGAACAGAAACCAGAGCCAATCCCGGAACCAGAATCGACTCCGCTGGAAATGCTGGACTTCTCTGCGCCAGAACCGGAACCAGAACCAGAGCCAACCCCGGAACCAGAACCGACTCCGATGGAAATGCTGGACTTCTCTACGCCAGAACCGGAACCAGCACCAGAGCCAGAACCCGTTGATCCCGCCGCAGAGGCCGCCGAAGAAGCAGCGGATTCACGCCTAATCTGGCAATTGTTCTGGGAAGAAGCACCCGAACAACTTCAGGCACTCGACCGCAACCTGCAAAATCTGCGGGATGCCCCGGAAGAACAGGAAACCATTCACGAACTAGAACGCGAATTCCACACCCTGAAAGGCGGCGCACGCATGGCGCAACTGACCGCACTCGCCGATGTCAGCCACGAGGCCGAAAGCCTGCTATGTGGTTTGCACGGTGTTGCGCGGGTCAGCGATACCGACATTGAGCGCCTGCAACGGGCGGTTGACCGTTTGCACGATCTGGCCGATGCACTCAGCCAGTCTCCAGACCCGGTAACCCAAACAGCAGCACTGGCAGAACCAGCACCTGCGGCAGAAGCTGTTGCCGTACCGCCAGCACCAACCGATACCTGGGCACGACAGCCACGTAGCTTACCCCGCGAATCCGGCAGTTTGCTGGAACGGATGTTGCTGGAACAGGCCGACAGCTTGCCCGACATTGCCCTGCTCGACAGCGCGGCCCGTACCGCCAACCCTGTTGCTGACGCCAGCGAAGCCGTCGCAGCTAACAATACGAACCCGCACGAAACCATCCGCCTGCCTGCCCAATTTATGGATGGCCTGATTGACCGGGTAGTCGAACTCAATGTACAACAAGTACACATGTCCGAACACCTCAGCAGCATGGGCATGGATGTGGATGAACTGGTGCGCACCGTGGCACGTTTACGCCAACAAATCCGCACGCTGGAAGTGGAGAGCGAAGCCCGCATCCATGACGGACGCAGCAAAAAACTCCAAACCGTCAGCAGCAACGATGGTTTCGACCCGCTGGAAATGGATCAGTACGCTGAAATCCAGCGCATTTCCCGTTCACTGGCGGAAAGCCTCAATGACCTGGTAAACCTGGAAGTTGATCTGGCGGCACAGGTGCGCAAAGGCGAACAATTATTGCAGGCCGATATGCGTTCCACCCGCAAACTTCAGCGAGACTTGCTGGATACCCGACTGGTGGCCGTCACCATGCTAGTGCCGCGCCTGCGGCGTTTGACCCGTCAGGTCGCGAGTGAACTCGGCAAACAAGTGGTGCTGGACATTCAGGGCGAGGAATGTGAGATTGACCGCAACCTGCTCCAGAACATGACTGCCCCGTTGGAACACCTGATCCGCAATGCCATTTCGCATGGTTTGGAAACCCCGGAAGAACGCGCCCAGCAAGACAAGCCCCCGACCGGCAAAATCACCCTGAGCATCAGCCGTGATGATGCGGAAATTGTCATCCGTTTCAGCGATGACGGGCGCGGCTTGAACCGTGACCGCTTGCACGAACGCGCCCTTGAAATGGGGATCATCACCAAGGGACAGGCATTGCCGGAAGCGGAGCTGGATCGCCTGATCCTACGCCCCGGCTTTTCCACCGCCAGCAGCATCAGCCAGATTGCCGGGCGCGGTATCGGCATGGATGTGGTGTATTCCGAACTCAAAGCCTTGGGGGGCAGTTTGCAAATCACTTCCCAACCAAATGAGGGGATGGAATTTGCCATGCACTTGCCGTTTACGCTGGTGGTGAATCCGGTGTTGCTGGTGGATGTGCAAGGGCAAACCTACGCCTTGCCGATTACCGGGGTACAAGGTCTGGCACGGATTGCTGGGCGGCAACTTCAGGAAGCCCTGGCTGAGGATGCTGCCCTGCTGGAATTTGCCGGGCAGCCTTACGCGCTGCACCATCTGGCGGAAGTGCTGGGGATGCCGCGTGGCGAAATGCTCTTCGAGGCGGAAGAACGTTTCCCGGTAGTCTTCATCGAGTTACAGGGGCAAACGGTGGCGTGGATCATCGACAGCATTCGCGGGCGGCGCGAAGTGGTCTTGCAACCCTTGGGCACGCTGTTCAAAAACTGTCGGCTGTATTCGGCGGCGACGGTATCCCCCGATGGCAGCGTGTTCCTGGTACCGGATATGGCCGAGCTGGCACGGCAGGCCGCTGCCCGCCACAAGCTGCCGCCCGCCCCGGAAGCCAGCACGGCACAGCCAGAAGAGCCTGCTGGCCCGCCTCGGGTATTGGTGGTGGATGATTCCATCACGGTACGACGGGTGACGGAAAAATTCCTTAGTACCCGCGACTACACCGTGTTCACCGCCAAAGATGGCATGGAAGCGCTGGAACGTATGAGCGAATTCCAGCCCGATGTGGTGCTGCTGGATATTGAAATGCCGCGCATGGATGGCTTTGAATTACTGGGACACCTGCGCCGTGACCCGCAATGGGCCAAGCTGCCGATCATCATGATCAGTTCACGCACTGCCCAGAAGCACCGCGAACACGCAGGCGCATTGGGAGCCACCGGCTTCCTTGGCAAGCCTTACCAGAATGAAGTGCTGCTGGATGCCTTGCAGGAAGTACTCGCCAGCGGTCATGAAACCAACAATACCCACGAGTGGGAGGATCTTCCAGCATGA
- a CDS encoding symmetrical bis(5'-nucleosyl)-tetraphosphatase: MAIYAIGDVQGCYDPLMRLLDKIRFDPRQDTLWFAGDLINRGKQSLETLRFVRSLRDAAVCVLGNHDISLLAAFHGLRKSHKSLKTLTEAHDYPELIAWLTLRPLLHVDTSLGYAMSHAGIPPQWNLATAQACAHEVEQQLGSPTLPLWLAHVYGDQPDRWNPTAGLYDRHRYILNAFTRMRYCRADGSLDFDEKGKPKEKIAQISDISSELIPWFEYPTKQSLGVTVLFGHWSTLGYYNENNVIALDTGCVWGGQLSAFRIDKNQQLICIQCDDYG; this comes from the coding sequence ATGGCTATTTACGCAATTGGCGATGTACAAGGCTGCTATGACCCTTTGATGCGCCTGCTGGATAAAATCCGTTTCGACCCGCGCCAGGACACCCTGTGGTTTGCGGGTGACCTGATTAACCGAGGGAAGCAGTCCCTTGAAACCTTGCGGTTCGTGCGTTCCCTGCGGGATGCAGCAGTCTGTGTGCTCGGTAATCACGACATCAGCTTGCTGGCAGCTTTCCACGGTTTGCGCAAGTCGCATAAAAGCCTGAAAACCCTCACCGAAGCCCACGATTACCCGGAATTAATCGCGTGGCTGACACTGCGCCCATTGCTACACGTCGATACCAGCCTAGGGTATGCCATGAGTCATGCTGGGATTCCCCCGCAGTGGAATTTGGCCACTGCGCAAGCCTGTGCCCATGAAGTTGAACAGCAATTGGGCAGTCCGACCCTGCCGCTGTGGCTGGCACACGTTTATGGCGACCAACCCGATCGCTGGAACCCCACCGCTGGTCTTTACGATCGCCACCGTTACATCCTCAACGCCTTCACACGGATGCGCTATTGCCGCGCTGACGGCAGTCTCGATTTCGACGAAAAAGGCAAGCCCAAGGAAAAAATTGCACAAATTTCTGACATATCCTCGGAACTTATTCCTTGGTTTGAATATCCAACAAAGCAATCTCTGGGGGTGACTGTATTGTTTGGTCATTGGTCTACCTTGGGATACTATAATGAGAATAATGTCATTGCGCTGGACACAGGCTGTGTATGGGGTGGTCAGCTCAGCGCTTTTAGAATAGACAAGAATCAACAATTAATCTGCATTCAATGTGATGACTATGGCTGA
- a CDS encoding chemotaxis protein CheW yields the protein MNLGQQPPIKSLIVRLNKGSLILPVNLMAELVTGGELLPSEHPGVEGWLHWRNRQIPVVSLESLCMEEDAGESDEGKCLILHTVSALPGLPFIALRVQGGLNTLEILPDTLRDDHSGNIQRCPYVARQVRASHLLCFIPDLPAIEAAVAEVLQLTAEQQEPEVSD from the coding sequence ATGAACCTAGGCCAACAACCACCGATTAAAAGCCTGATTGTGCGGCTCAATAAAGGCAGCCTGATTTTACCCGTAAACCTGATGGCGGAGCTGGTGACAGGGGGTGAATTATTGCCTTCTGAACATCCGGGGGTGGAAGGCTGGTTGCATTGGCGTAACCGCCAAATCCCCGTGGTATCACTGGAATCGCTGTGCATGGAAGAAGATGCCGGGGAATCTGACGAGGGTAAATGCCTGATTTTGCATACAGTATCGGCTTTACCCGGTCTGCCCTTCATTGCCCTGCGGGTACAGGGTGGCTTGAATACGCTGGAAATTTTGCCGGATACCTTGCGGGATGATCACAGCGGCAATATACAACGTTGCCCTTATGTGGCCCGGCAGGTGCGTGCTTCCCACTTGCTGTGCTTTATTCCAGACTTGCCTGCGATTGAAGCGGCGGTGGCGGAAGTGCTGCAATTAACAGCAGAACAACAAGAGCCAGAAGTCTCAGATTAG